In one Ischnura elegans chromosome 13, ioIscEleg1.1, whole genome shotgun sequence genomic region, the following are encoded:
- the LOC124170135 gene encoding uncharacterized protein LOC124170135 isoform X3, with protein MEEFVEERLFAGVLTGSFLQNRELLEEVDVRYLRQRTLLHVGVRLGKADWVEELLARGADTDLKDDSQLNVVSSAEEMVRRFPEELDRSLILKLVTLVHRRDQVMMHRLESSSSRSNDHITPVARNNQDIESLKSSVDALRQEMKSLMCQLISSLEELRTQVCGRDTLLRCLEEAVTSTVEDVTSIRFELGGEAAISPAQLDPVAARQECVDAMLRRTTFVFGNGLDKMRRVYEGMYDEDDRTACIIKCLCWDDRVKVMVDCDLWNIGRMKKKVVELDGTQGDGSGVCSFCDFESDTVYLGAWGSETDVCSWLAWALFQLALKFVFGNEGRPYSKGDVEREREWMRAVEEAEEEKRGEVFYGRIGDALDMRTELARVCHLAAAVPWIIAFYGSTTGRDCLQEYHPLLFSVYSNHMMPTLLAKARR; from the exons ATGGAGGAATTTGTTGAGGAGAGACTCTTTGCTGGAGTGTTGACTGGATCATTTCTCCAGAATAGAGAGCTACTGGAAGAAGTGGATGTTCGGTACTTGCGGCAAAGAACTCTCCTGCATGTTGGTGTGAGGCTTGGGAAGGCTGATTGGGTGGAAGAGCTGCTTGCAAGAGGGGCAGACACAGATCTTAAGGATGACTCTCAATTGAACGTAGTTTCTTCTGCCGAGGAGATGGTGCGGCGTTTCCCAGAAGAATTGGACCGCTCCCTCATTCTCAAGTTGGTAACATTGGTTCACAGGAGGGACCAAGTGATGATGCACCGCCTGGAGTCATCATCCAGTAGAAGCAATGACCATATTACACCCGTAGCTAGGAATAATCAGGATATTGAATCTCTGAAGTCCTCTGTGGACGcattgaggcaggagatgaaatCGCTTATGTGCCAGCTGATTTCATCGTTGGAGGAACTCAGGACGCAAGTGTGTGGACGAGACACATTGTTGCGATGCTTGGAAGAGGCGGTGACGTCGACTGTGGAAGATGTTACTTCTATAAGGTTTGAATTAGGAGGGGAGGCTGCAATCAGTCCAGCACAATTGGATCCAGTCGCAGCTAGACAGGAGTGTGTGGACGCCATGTTGCGTAGGACTACTTTTGTGTTTGGAAATGGATTGGATAAAATGCGTAGAGTGTATGAGGGAATGTACGATGAAGATGATCGCACTGCgtgtattataaaatgtttgtgttgGGATGATCGGGTGAAGGTGATGGTGGACTGCGATTTATGGaacattggaaggatgaagaagaaggTTGTGGAATTGGATGGGACTCAGGGGGATGGGAGTGGTGtatgttcattttgtgattttgagagtgacACGGTGTATTTGGGTGCATGGGGTAGTGAGACTGATGTATGTTCTTGGTTAGCTTGGGCCCTCTTTCAATTAGCCCTGAAATTTGTATTTGGTAATGAGGGGAGGCCGTATAGCAAGGGAGACGTGGAACGTGAGAGAGAGTGGATGAGGGCTGTAGAAGAGGCGGAGGAGGAGAAGAGGGGAGAGGTATTTTATGGTAGGATCGGTGATGCATTGGATATGAGGACGGAATTGGCAAGAGTATGTCACCTCGCAGCTGCTGTCCCTTGGATAATCGCTTTCTATGGATCCACAACAGGAAGAGATTGTCTGCAGGAGTACCACCCTCTCCTCTTCTCCGTGTATTCAAACCACATGATGCCAACACTGCTAGCCAAGGCGAGG agatga